A genomic window from Holosporales bacterium includes:
- a CDS encoding (d)CMP kinase → MQNKSPVIAIDGPANSGKGTIASGVTEFLNQAICSRGSVAIKSIKRFVHLDTGVLYRSLAYLLIKQGHSINEIDNSIEQAALALISQGEVLKTAERMLSISDEEQRALIRTGEVSDASSKTAVIPGIRAGLLDLQHRLVANITKDSAVAILDGRDIGSVVFPDAVCKIYVTASVEARAKRYQTANKINSFDQALKEITERDERDKNRPTAPLICSDDYVTLDTTDLSREQSIAKAQEIILEFLSLMRF, encoded by the coding sequence ATGCAAAATAAATCACCTGTAATCGCCATCGACGGTCCAGCCAACAGCGGCAAGGGAACGATTGCTTCTGGCGTTACAGAGTTTCTAAACCAAGCCATATGTTCTCGAGGCTCTGTCGCTATAAAGTCAATTAAAAGATTCGTTCACTTAGATACAGGCGTTCTGTACAGATCTCTTGCCTATTTACTGATAAAACAAGGGCATAGCATCAATGAAATTGATAATTCTATTGAACAAGCCGCTCTCGCTCTGATTTCGCAGGGGGAAGTTCTAAAAACGGCTGAACGGATGCTATCTATTTCTGATGAAGAGCAAAGAGCTTTAATCCGCACTGGCGAAGTTAGCGATGCCTCGTCTAAAACTGCGGTTATACCCGGCATAAGGGCCGGATTACTTGACCTTCAGCACCGATTAGTTGCTAATATTACAAAAGACTCGGCTGTGGCCATACTCGACGGTAGAGATATAGGCAGCGTTGTTTTCCCTGATGCTGTTTGCAAAATATATGTTACCGCTTCTGTTGAGGCGCGCGCGAAAAGATATCAAACGGCCAACAAAATTAACTCATTTGACCAGGCGCTAAAGGAAATTACTGAACGTGACGAAAGGGATAAAAACCGCCCAACCGCCCCGCTTATCTGCAGCGATGATTACGTTACGCTTGATACAACAGATCTTTCACGCGAACAGTCTATTGCCAAAGCACAGGAGATCATCTTAGAATTCCTATCGTTAATGAGGTTTTAA
- a CDS encoding putative lipid II flippase FtsW produces MATRFTRADRSLIGVWWWTVDRWSLFLTLIILTAGVLFSFASTPMVAVKIGLPQFYFVKRHLLYAALSVAVMVAVSLLEVKATRRLAVLFFLLSAILMILTPFFGTEIKGARRWIKLGLLVIQPSEFVKPTFAVVSAWMFSEQSLNSEFPGKWISFGFYVLLTFLLILQPDMGMIFVLSAIWFGQLFLTGISFVIIALVCSTGLLGVYAAYLLFPYVASRIDRFIDPAAGDCYQINRSLEAFQNGGWFGIGPGEGVIKGHLPDAHADFAFSVIGEEFGALVCILIIAIYAVIALRVFLASLKSKDAFISFALFGLIVYFSLQVVVNVSSCLHLIPTKGMTLPFISYGGSSMISLSICMGMILGLSRKRPMVLE; encoded by the coding sequence ATGGCAACCAGATTTACGCGCGCTGACAGAAGCTTAATCGGGGTTTGGTGGTGGACGGTCGACCGGTGGAGCTTGTTTCTGACCTTAATCATTCTGACAGCCGGGGTTTTGTTCAGCTTTGCTTCTACTCCGATGGTGGCTGTTAAAATTGGACTGCCTCAATTTTATTTCGTCAAACGGCATTTGCTTTATGCTGCGCTCAGCGTAGCCGTGATGGTGGCGGTATCTTTGCTTGAGGTAAAAGCAACACGCCGATTGGCCGTGCTGTTTTTCCTTTTAAGTGCGATACTTATGATCCTAACTCCATTTTTCGGAACGGAGATTAAAGGTGCAAGGCGCTGGATAAAGTTGGGCCTGCTTGTTATACAGCCCTCAGAGTTTGTTAAACCAACATTTGCCGTTGTCTCTGCATGGATGTTTTCGGAGCAAAGCTTGAACAGCGAATTTCCGGGCAAATGGATTTCCTTTGGATTTTATGTCTTGCTGACCTTTTTGCTAATTTTGCAGCCGGATATGGGGATGATATTTGTTCTGTCGGCGATTTGGTTTGGGCAGCTGTTTTTGACCGGAATCTCCTTTGTGATAATTGCGCTTGTATGCAGCACAGGCCTTCTAGGGGTTTATGCGGCATATTTGCTTTTCCCATATGTAGCAAGCCGCATCGACAGGTTTATAGACCCAGCCGCCGGTGATTGCTATCAAATTAACCGTTCGCTGGAGGCTTTCCAAAACGGCGGGTGGTTTGGCATTGGTCCAGGGGAAGGCGTAATCAAGGGACATTTGCCCGATGCGCATGCCGACTTTGCCTTTTCTGTTATAGGAGAGGAATTTGGCGCACTGGTATGCATTTTAATAATCGCCATTTATGCAGTCATTGCTTTAAGGGTTTTTTTGGCATCACTAAAAAGCAAAGATGCTTTTATCTCATTCGCACTGTTTGGTTTAATTGTGTATTTCTCTCTGCAAGTGGTTGTAAATGTGTCTTCCTGCTTACACCTGATTCCGACCAAGGGTATGACTTTGCCGTTTATTTCTTATGGAGGCTCGTCGATGATATCCCTCAGTATATGCATGGGGATGATTCTGGGTTTATCCAGAAAGCGACCTATGGTGCTTGAATGA
- the rpmG gene encoding 50S ribosomal protein L33, which translates to MAKANSITIKMLSTADTGFFYVKKKNPRTKTDKLEMRKYDPRARKHVVFRETKIK; encoded by the coding sequence ATGGCAAAGGCTAATTCTATTACAATTAAGATGCTGAGCACGGCGGATACTGGTTTTTTCTACGTCAAAAAGAAAAATCCTCGCACAAAAACTGATAAGCTTGAAATGCGGAAGTACGACCCACGCGCCCGCAAGCACGTTGTATTTCGCGAAACCAAAATAAAGTAA
- the mraY gene encoding phospho-N-acetylmuramoyl-pentapeptide-transferase has translation MIYNVAIPYIKELSVLNVLRYITFRTAAAFVTSLVIALIIAPIIIKKLKSGRAKQPIRDDGPASHKTKSGTPTMGGAIILLACLVGTILWSDLKNVFIWMVLFVTLGCGLIGFSDDYLKIMRYHSKGLPGRYKFWLQVLVALVFFASLQILAPSEFSMKLMFPFLKNACLDLGWWYALLAVFIVVGASNAVNLTDGLDGLAIGPTIMVTGCLGIMAYLAGHAVFAKYLQIYYVPGAGELAIFCGALVGASVGFLWFNAPPAEIFMGDTGALAIGGALGSISTITKNEIVLAIAGGLFVVETLSVIIQVASFKLRGKRVFLMAPIHHHFEKKGWQEPKIVIRFWIVSVVFILCSLLTLKIR, from the coding sequence ATGATATATAACGTCGCCATTCCTTATATTAAAGAGCTTTCCGTCCTTAATGTGCTTAGGTATATCACCTTCCGCACGGCGGCGGCTTTTGTGACCTCATTGGTCATAGCATTAATCATCGCCCCCATCATAATAAAAAAGCTTAAATCAGGAAGGGCAAAGCAGCCAATACGCGATGACGGGCCGGCTTCTCATAAAACTAAAAGCGGTACGCCAACTATGGGCGGGGCCATTATCCTGCTGGCCTGCTTAGTTGGAACGATACTCTGGTCAGATTTGAAGAATGTATTTATCTGGATGGTGCTTTTTGTCACGCTTGGCTGTGGGCTAATTGGCTTTTCTGACGATTACCTTAAGATTATGCGTTATCACTCAAAAGGATTGCCGGGACGCTATAAATTTTGGCTGCAGGTTTTGGTTGCTTTGGTGTTTTTTGCAAGCTTGCAGATTCTTGCCCCTAGCGAATTTTCCATGAAGCTTATGTTTCCGTTCTTAAAGAACGCCTGCTTAGACCTTGGATGGTGGTATGCGTTGCTGGCGGTTTTTATAGTTGTTGGCGCTTCAAATGCGGTAAACCTGACCGATGGGCTGGACGGGCTTGCCATTGGGCCTACGATAATGGTGACTGGATGCCTGGGCATAATGGCTTATCTTGCTGGACATGCGGTTTTTGCGAAGTATTTGCAGATATATTATGTGCCAGGCGCCGGAGAACTGGCGATTTTTTGTGGAGCGCTGGTAGGCGCCAGCGTTGGCTTTTTGTGGTTTAACGCTCCGCCGGCAGAGATTTTTATGGGCGATACAGGCGCTTTGGCAATTGGCGGGGCGCTTGGCAGTATTTCCACTATCACTAAAAATGAGATTGTGCTGGCCATTGCGGGTGGGCTGTTCGTTGTTGAGACCTTATCGGTAATAATCCAGGTAGCCTCTTTCAAACTTAGGGGCAAGCGTGTTTTCCTTATGGCGCCAATACATCACCATTTTGAGAAAAAAGGATGGCAAGAGCCGAAAATAGTGATCAGGTTTTGGATTGTTTCTGTGGTATTTATCCTGTGTAGCTTACTGACGCTGAAGATAAGATGA
- a CDS encoding DUF2948 family protein, with protein sequence MKAKAVCGEGVSAVSALLQDSLLKLMFVKHKNDNLHMLVNRFCWEMMPSSKATPYFRSHCGIYVSNVNKLKTNRKVDRAHYSAVLSLLAIDFGCDIIKFVFSGGLELSVHCNTPTLYLMDMHEPWPTNIKPKHRI encoded by the coding sequence ATGAAAGCAAAAGCGGTGTGCGGCGAAGGAGTATCTGCTGTATCGGCCTTGCTGCAGGATTCTTTGCTTAAACTTATGTTCGTTAAACACAAAAATGATAATCTGCATATGCTGGTTAACAGGTTTTGCTGGGAAATGATGCCGTCCAGCAAAGCTACCCCCTACTTTAGGTCTCATTGCGGGATATATGTTTCAAATGTTAATAAGCTTAAAACCAATCGCAAAGTAGATCGCGCTCACTATTCAGCCGTATTATCGCTGTTGGCAATAGACTTTGGCTGCGACATAATAAAGTTTGTGTTTTCTGGTGGACTGGAGCTAAGCGTGCACTGCAACACCCCTACTTTATACTTGATGGACATGCATGAGCCATGGCCAACCAATATAAAACCCAAGCATAGGATCTGA
- a CDS encoding lytic transglycosylase domain-containing protein, whose amino-acid sequence MLLCCSSEYCSAADEPYAHEYELALLRATRRYNIPPNLLKAISLVESGRYRRSIGRAEAYPWTICVNGRGSFFTDKLAAVTKIQQLKNQDQRNIDVGVMQINLRLYGRHFASVSEMIDPAKNVDFAARMLKRLYNKTKSWRGAVALYHSRNKKYNIPYTNKVFMALDQMKINAVLAKKPARVILSSTQDSNDSRAGDNSRLPSGKQI is encoded by the coding sequence GTGCTGCTGTGCTGTAGCAGTGAATATTGCTCGGCTGCGGATGAGCCTTATGCCCATGAGTACGAGCTTGCGCTGCTTAGGGCGACAAGAAGGTATAATATTCCGCCGAATCTGCTTAAGGCTATAAGTTTGGTTGAGTCTGGTCGCTATCGCAGAAGTATTGGCAGGGCTGAGGCTTATCCTTGGACGATCTGCGTCAACGGTCGAGGAAGTTTTTTTACAGATAAACTTGCGGCAGTCACAAAAATTCAGCAACTGAAGAATCAGGATCAGCGCAACATCGATGTAGGGGTAATGCAGATCAACCTTAGGCTTTACGGACGGCATTTTGCTTCTGTAAGCGAAATGATTGATCCGGCAAAGAATGTTGACTTTGCTGCCAGGATGCTCAAAAGACTATACAACAAAACTAAATCATGGCGAGGTGCGGTCGCCCTATATCACTCGCGTAACAAAAAATACAATATTCCCTATACAAACAAGGTATTTATGGCGCTAGATCAAATGAAAATAAATGCCGTATTAGCCAAAAAACCGGCTCGCGTGATTTTATCATCCACGCAGGATAGCAACGACTCTCGTGCTGGCGACAATTCACGGCTCCCTTCAGGTAAGCAAATTTAG
- a CDS encoding leucyl aminopeptidase has translation MSVSFDGIKNHKADNLFICLKSSKFSSDFAASLDKKLNGLLTKALSKNKWFKGKLGEYVSIICPNGDYSTVVLVGTDKTSSVKDAQKLGGTVSSIMSKLKFEKASLFSDQELKEDLLANLALGFELKSWAFDKYKTKKPDVWSCKNSMLEVISASYKEVKAVYDAKLAPLYASIIDTRTLINEPANVICPETFAKHAKELASLGVKIEVLSKADMAKLGMNALLGVSQGSVNEPKMVIARWEGAKKNASWTAFVGKGVTFDSGGISIKPSHNMDQMKSDMSGAAAVLGLMRALAIRKASANVVGVMALAENMPSGQAQRPGDIVKTMSGQTVEVLDTDAEGRLVLADALWYAFDRFKPKAIVDLATLTGAIQVALGHEFAGLFCNNESLAKELMEAGDHVGEKLWRMPLSEEFDRQIDSDVADVKNIAAKGRAGSSTAAHFLQRFVGKTAWAHMDIAGVAFLEQETELSCKGATGYGVQLLNEFVARYCEK, from the coding sequence ATGAGTGTAAGTTTTGACGGAATAAAAAATCATAAAGCAGATAATTTGTTTATTTGCTTAAAATCTTCAAAATTTTCCAGCGATTTTGCAGCGAGCTTGGATAAGAAGCTTAATGGCTTGCTAACCAAGGCGCTGTCAAAAAACAAATGGTTTAAAGGTAAGCTTGGCGAGTATGTATCGATTATTTGTCCAAACGGGGATTACTCGACAGTAGTGCTTGTCGGCACTGATAAAACCTCGTCTGTTAAAGATGCTCAGAAGCTTGGCGGGACTGTGTCCTCGATTATGAGTAAATTGAAGTTTGAAAAAGCCAGCTTATTCTCGGACCAAGAGCTGAAAGAAGATTTGCTTGCGAATTTGGCCTTGGGGTTTGAGCTGAAATCATGGGCATTCGATAAATATAAAACGAAAAAGCCAGACGTTTGGTCATGTAAGAATTCAATGCTTGAGGTGATATCCGCATCTTACAAAGAGGTTAAGGCTGTTTATGACGCCAAGTTAGCGCCTTTATACGCAAGCATCATAGATACACGCACGCTGATAAACGAGCCTGCCAACGTTATTTGTCCAGAGACCTTTGCAAAACACGCGAAAGAATTGGCTTCTTTGGGGGTTAAGATTGAAGTGTTGTCTAAAGCCGATATGGCTAAGCTTGGCATGAATGCTTTGCTTGGGGTCAGCCAAGGAAGCGTTAATGAGCCCAAAATGGTCATTGCCAGATGGGAAGGGGCGAAAAAAAACGCTTCCTGGACAGCCTTTGTCGGTAAAGGGGTAACATTCGACAGCGGCGGCATATCGATAAAGCCGTCGCATAATATGGACCAGATGAAAAGCGATATGTCTGGCGCTGCGGCAGTTTTGGGCTTAATGCGCGCTTTAGCAATACGTAAGGCTTCAGCGAATGTAGTTGGCGTAATGGCTTTGGCCGAAAACATGCCGTCAGGACAAGCTCAGCGCCCAGGCGACATTGTAAAGACCATGTCTGGGCAGACGGTGGAAGTTTTAGATACTGACGCCGAGGGCAGATTGGTGCTGGCCGATGCGCTGTGGTATGCCTTCGATCGCTTTAAGCCAAAAGCCATTGTTGATCTGGCGACCTTGACCGGCGCGATACAGGTTGCCTTAGGGCATGAGTTTGCTGGGCTTTTCTGTAATAATGAATCGCTTGCCAAGGAGCTGATGGAGGCTGGGGATCACGTTGGCGAAAAGCTGTGGCGTATGCCTTTGTCAGAGGAATTCGACAGGCAAATCGATTCAGACGTGGCCGACGTAAAGAACATTGCCGCTAAAGGCCGAGCAGGCAGCAGTACAGCGGCGCATTTTCTGCAGCGCTTTGTAGGCAAAACAGCCTGGGCACATATGGACATCGCTGGAGTTGCCTTCCTTGAGCAAGAGACCGAACTATCCTGCAAAGGGGCAACTGGCTATGGAGTTCAACTGCTAAACGAATTCGTCGCCCGATACTGCGAGAAATGA
- the rplS gene encoding 50S ribosomal protein L19 has protein sequence MNDLIKFEQSQIERLVAKRPMPEFTPGDTLRVMVRVAEGDKERRQAYEGVCIARRRRGIGSTFTVRKVSNGEGVERLFMLYSPNIEIQVIRKGSVRRAKLYYLRDRTGKAARIKEKNLYDRAVMPSSSPIVEEPVVSA, from the coding sequence ATGAATGATTTGATTAAATTTGAACAAAGTCAGATAGAGCGGTTGGTCGCTAAGCGTCCAATGCCAGAGTTTACCCCTGGGGATACGCTTCGCGTTATGGTCCGGGTTGCTGAAGGCGATAAAGAGCGACGTCAAGCGTACGAAGGCGTATGTATCGCCAGAAGAAGACGTGGCATAGGCTCTACCTTTACGGTAAGAAAGGTTTCAAACGGCGAAGGGGTAGAAAGGCTGTTCATGCTGTATTCTCCTAACATTGAGATTCAGGTTATTCGTAAAGGCAGCGTCAGGCGGGCTAAGCTTTATTATCTGCGTGACAGAACGGGTAAAGCCGCGCGTATCAAAGAAAAAAATCTATATGACCGCGCCGTAATGCCATCTTCTTCACCAATCGTGGAAGAACCGGTTGTTAGCGCTTAG
- the pgeF gene encoding peptidoglycan editing factor PgeF has product MTYLQSKALKVSHGFFTRNGGVSLEGYWSLNCSFGVGDKAEHVRQNLDIACKHLSLKPGAIAVLNQVHGREVLVLNEANWPKFCIGGGGKLYNADALVTAVPEVGIGILTADCAPILFCDCENQIIGAAHTGWRGAFGGVIESTVAAIKSLGGKGINAAIGPCIHKESYPVGSDMLDLLLNADKNNQKFFKAGEDGAHHFDLVAYAKSRLISAGVVNIDVINIDTFADQNFFSYRRNSLSKKFNNCGRQISSICLKKS; this is encoded by the coding sequence ATGACGTACCTGCAGTCCAAGGCTTTGAAAGTTAGCCACGGCTTTTTTACACGCAACGGCGGAGTTAGCCTTGAAGGATACTGGTCGCTGAACTGCAGTTTTGGCGTTGGGGATAAAGCCGAACATGTTCGGCAAAACCTTGATATAGCGTGTAAACACCTCAGTCTAAAGCCTGGTGCGATTGCTGTTCTTAACCAAGTGCATGGCAGGGAAGTGCTGGTTTTGAATGAGGCAAATTGGCCCAAATTCTGCATTGGCGGAGGCGGCAAATTATATAATGCTGATGCTTTGGTCACTGCAGTGCCAGAAGTCGGCATAGGCATATTAACGGCAGATTGTGCGCCGATTTTGTTTTGCGACTGCGAGAATCAGATTATAGGGGCGGCACACACTGGATGGCGCGGAGCCTTCGGCGGCGTGATTGAGTCTACTGTTGCCGCTATCAAAAGCTTGGGCGGCAAGGGTATAAACGCCGCGATTGGTCCTTGTATACATAAAGAGTCTTATCCAGTTGGGTCAGATATGCTGGATCTGTTGCTTAATGCCGATAAAAATAATCAAAAATTTTTTAAAGCAGGTGAAGATGGTGCGCACCATTTCGATCTGGTTGCATACGCCAAAAGCAGGCTTATCAGCGCTGGTGTCGTCAATATAGATGTAATCAACATTGATACCTTCGCTGATCAAAACTTTTTCAGCTATCGTAGAAACAGCCTGAGCAAGAAATTTAACAACTGTGGCAGACAAATTTCATCGATTTGTTTGAAAAAGTCTTAA
- the murD gene encoding UDP-N-acetylmuramoyl-L-alanine--D-glutamate ligase has translation MITANSCRGKIVYVLGLGTSGHGALNSLLAAESIVFAWDDNANNRVPIEGVTYVDCNDLNLREIDLLIVSPGIDIFWPKPHPAMAYARRHMIPVVCDIDLFMYNRPPRTDCIGVTGTNGKSTTVSLIAHIFNSGKGNKAVVGGNIGTSALSQPVLSGGESYVLELSSYQLEIMEAFDFKVSVLLNITQDHLARHSNMIGYANAKQKILQNLSFGGYGVIGQDDPCCREIYGAFPKYEKLIPISGCFVPEKGIGWDDENLIDNVEGKRIIVLNSQNTGALYGQHNRQNIAAAYAVCCAKGVNAADFSSALGSFKPLRHRQELVDTSMPFKIINDSKATNLDACVKALMQGGSIYWIAGGLAKGPDFSELKGSHLKNVKKAFLIGDAADLIYKFLQQESVESEICGTLEAATKQALEAAYLDYNDSKSQNISVVLAPACASFDQFDGFEHRGDAFISLVKAWCAKHSVG, from the coding sequence ATGATTACGGCGAATAGTTGTCGAGGGAAAATTGTATACGTTCTGGGGCTTGGCACAAGTGGCCATGGAGCGCTGAATTCCCTTCTGGCGGCTGAATCAATCGTATTTGCATGGGACGATAACGCCAACAATCGCGTACCAATAGAAGGCGTAACTTACGTCGATTGTAACGACCTGAACCTGCGGGAAATCGACCTGCTGATTGTAAGTCCTGGAATTGATATATTTTGGCCAAAGCCGCACCCTGCCATGGCTTACGCACGCAGGCACATGATCCCAGTTGTGTGCGACATTGACTTGTTCATGTATAACAGGCCGCCCAGGACAGATTGTATAGGCGTTACTGGTACTAACGGAAAATCCACGACAGTCTCACTGATTGCACATATTTTTAACTCAGGCAAAGGCAATAAGGCGGTTGTCGGGGGGAATATCGGCACTTCGGCTTTAAGCCAGCCCGTTCTTTCAGGTGGAGAATCTTATGTGCTGGAACTATCTTCTTATCAACTTGAAATTATGGAGGCGTTTGATTTTAAGGTTTCGGTGCTGCTGAACATAACTCAGGATCATTTGGCTCGGCACAGTAATATGATCGGCTATGCCAATGCTAAGCAAAAGATTCTTCAAAACCTAAGCTTTGGTGGATATGGCGTAATTGGCCAAGATGACCCCTGCTGTCGCGAGATATACGGCGCGTTTCCGAAATATGAAAAGCTGATTCCAATTTCCGGCTGTTTTGTCCCTGAAAAAGGTATCGGTTGGGACGACGAAAATTTGATAGATAACGTTGAAGGCAAACGTATTATTGTCCTTAACAGCCAAAATACGGGGGCGCTTTATGGACAGCATAATCGCCAAAATATTGCCGCTGCTTATGCTGTATGTTGTGCCAAAGGTGTAAATGCTGCCGACTTTTCGTCAGCGCTTGGGTCATTTAAACCGCTGCGTCATCGTCAGGAATTGGTTGACACGTCAATGCCGTTTAAGATTATCAATGACAGTAAAGCCACAAATTTGGATGCTTGCGTGAAGGCACTGATGCAAGGCGGCAGTATTTACTGGATAGCCGGAGGCCTGGCCAAAGGGCCTGATTTTTCTGAACTTAAAGGAAGCCATCTTAAGAATGTAAAAAAAGCATTCCTTATCGGCGACGCGGCAGATCTTATATATAAATTTCTGCAGCAAGAATCAGTAGAAAGCGAAATCTGCGGCACATTAGAAGCCGCGACCAAGCAAGCTTTAGAGGCGGCGTACCTCGATTACAACGACTCGAAATCTCAAAACATTTCCGTTGTCTTGGCTCCAGCATGCGCAAGCTTTGATCAATTTGACGGGTTCGAACACAGAGGGGACGCTTTTATCAGCTTAGTAAAGGCCTGGTGCGCCAAGCATTCTGTCGGATAG
- the murF gene encoding UDP-N-acetylmuramoyl-tripeptide--D-alanyl-D-alanine ligase, which translates to MTSSEDILWTASELAEVLGAPSCEDRDVFPGALSVSIDSRFVSKSWLFFAIKGHNNDGHNFVDQAFDNGACAAVVGRDFACERGCRFVVDDTYAALVALSKAARARFQGKVIAITGSVGKTTIKNMLAYLLGLQSKCHASPKSFNNQYGVPLTLANMPRDCRFAVIEAGMNNPGELTSLGELIMPDISCISSICEAHIGRFDSLMNIAQAKSELFKHFNGPGTALLPGDNPFFKFLADTAKASGIRDVFSFGEADYADSRLIGVKTEKDSLSVNASVFGRKVEYRLDTLGEHWIHNSLAVLAMVHLAGGDVEKAASDFFGFKPTVGRGAKYKIKTSKGAEFLLIDESYNANPESMAAALRSLGGTSSGQGRRIAVIADMKELGEQDVALHLRLLPVIDKYRIDKVFTCGELMHNLHKLVPTDKRGEWFPSCEQMTAEFSFEGYIKDEDIVMVKGSNSMGGGKIVEQLLSLQV; encoded by the coding sequence ATGACGTCTTCTGAAGATATTCTTTGGACGGCAAGTGAGCTTGCTGAGGTACTGGGCGCACCGTCATGTGAAGACCGCGACGTGTTTCCAGGTGCGCTTAGCGTATCGATAGACAGCAGATTTGTAAGTAAATCCTGGCTGTTCTTTGCGATAAAAGGGCATAACAACGACGGTCATAACTTTGTCGATCAAGCATTTGATAACGGCGCTTGTGCGGCTGTTGTAGGCCGTGATTTTGCGTGCGAAAGAGGTTGTCGCTTTGTCGTTGATGATACTTATGCTGCCTTAGTTGCTTTGTCGAAAGCTGCCCGAGCCAGATTTCAGGGAAAAGTAATCGCAATAACCGGCAGTGTAGGAAAAACTACAATCAAGAATATGCTGGCTTACCTTCTTGGGCTTCAGTCGAAATGCCACGCCTCACCAAAAAGCTTTAACAACCAGTATGGGGTTCCGTTAACTCTTGCAAATATGCCGCGAGACTGTCGCTTTGCGGTGATTGAGGCTGGGATGAATAATCCTGGCGAGCTTACATCTTTAGGCGAGCTTATTATGCCGGATATTTCCTGCATATCTTCGATTTGCGAGGCTCATATCGGACGTTTTGATTCGCTTATGAATATTGCCCAAGCAAAATCTGAGCTTTTTAAGCACTTTAATGGCCCTGGAACAGCTTTGCTTCCCGGCGATAATCCGTTTTTTAAATTCCTTGCGGACACCGCCAAAGCAAGCGGCATACGGGATGTTTTCTCGTTTGGCGAAGCCGATTATGCAGATTCCAGGTTAATAGGAGTTAAAACAGAAAAAGACTCGTTATCAGTCAACGCATCGGTTTTTGGGCGGAAGGTTGAATACAGACTTGACACACTTGGCGAGCATTGGATTCATAATTCTTTAGCTGTATTGGCCATGGTTCATTTAGCCGGAGGCGATGTTGAAAAGGCGGCGAGCGATTTTTTTGGTTTTAAACCAACCGTAGGCAGAGGCGCGAAATACAAAATAAAAACCAGTAAAGGCGCTGAGTTTTTACTTATAGACGAAAGCTATAACGCCAACCCTGAATCTATGGCGGCCGCATTGCGTAGTCTTGGTGGGACTTCGTCTGGTCAAGGGCGACGCATTGCTGTGATTGCTGATATGAAAGAGCTAGGTGAGCAGGATGTGGCTTTACATCTAAGGCTGTTGCCCGTTATCGATAAGTATCGAATAGACAAGGTTTTTACTTGTGGAGAGTTGATGCATAATCTGCATAAGTTGGTCCCAACCGACAAACGCGGTGAATGGTTTCCTAGTTGTGAGCAGATGACGGCCGAGTTTTCGTTCGAAGGATACATAAAGGACGAAGATATTGTAATGGTAAAAGGCTCTAACAGCATGGGCGGGGGTAAGATTGTTGAGCAACTCCTGAGCTTACAGGTATGA